A region from the Pseudonocardia petroleophila genome encodes:
- the mobF gene encoding MobF family relaxase: MLSIATGHSVRYLTDAVAKGRENYYTGAVAAGEPPGRWYGAGAEALGLDGHVDPHLMEALYSHLRDPRDPRSRSPETWDEADALAPGHRKYRSADEIHTGLLESRPDAGPEERAELRAQAERSSRQAVAFLDLTFSAPKSVTVLAVAFERAANDARAAGDEEAAQAWEAHAQAVEEAVMAGARAVIDYLQDEAGYSRVGHHGGGAGRWVDAHEWVVAQFLQHDSRDKDPQLHVHQAVLNRVPCADGTWRTLDSRAIHALRGAAGAIGERVMEAHMTRSLGVEFATRPDGRAREVVGVSAEVMDLFSSRRRAVTGRTAEMLGEFRRTYGREPSSAERFYIARQATLATRAAKSHVGETRGEQLARWTEQCASTIGTGLGQIAHDVRARAQQASEAAAWSVRDVVDRALAGVSETKQAWTRSGLLRAVSDALPGNLRIRPEDVRPLLDGLTDAALDGAVPVTRPGDTTNLPASELLANGQSPYTAPAVALFTTEGQVSAEHALRAAMVRRGTARFTTDAADSMVARFATSGRPLGVDQAAALRGVLTSGAQVEVLSAAPGTGKSFVVGALSEAWAGLDDRRVFGLTPSQVAAGVLAEEGVTAATNTAAWLGAQNRLRAGSAADERWRLRPDDLVVVDEANMAGTDQLAEIQARCAESGAKLLLVGDPRQLGAVGPGGALADVAEHGIRYELTDVRRFHSQWERAASLRLRDGDTGVLAEYAKHGRLREGGTPEQAETAASRAWLADTLAGRESLLMVRDNAAAARVSAALRAELVALGRVDEQGVPLAREGWEGVVAGVGDLVQARRNGWELIGVDGNTRAPINRDTYRVTALRPDGGLTVAPVVERRPDGEVLGDPLALPPAYVTADLTLGYASTVHAAEGRTVDTAHCVPGSGTDLPGLLVPMTRGRESNAAWVVTTATAADTDTGQTFEIEPRSAAAVLADVLDGYERERSALAEREQDEMAARSTMTHVDQLADVIGRTVTVGRTAATLDRLTAEGAITPDQRTALAADEAFGSLERLLRTAELAGHDPDAVLSGVLADRDLTGARSPAQVLHSRITTAYAGRLTPHLTTMSDLIPSRVPEEWAAWMRDRAEAADTRRHELGAEVAEQPPRWALDALGPVPADDDVLARQEWEHRAGWAAAYRELAGYTDDRDPLGFAPAPGLAEKAAVYRAAHEALGLLDAGAEEADLTDGQLRARYVAYQREEQWAPRDVADELDAVHQALAQACTDAEVWAAHADASGVDEADAARLRADAAAAAQEAEQLAARAAVLEDADEARGRWYVHTAVTRDEAHRSGAELRARGIDPDEQDDRVTADEWLAAHLAEQADAERDRAIHDEHELHDPAAELLDEPVDAVETAVPDVREVSTAHVSERTDAAERRRIPTVDETAETVERAQAALAEIAARQQVEAARAARAAEDEQLIELGRQAEPVVEMDDGAELVRDR, from the coding sequence GTGCTCAGCATCGCTACCGGACACTCCGTCCGCTACCTCACCGACGCCGTCGCCAAGGGCCGCGAGAACTACTACACCGGCGCCGTCGCTGCGGGCGAACCGCCGGGACGTTGGTACGGCGCCGGCGCCGAGGCCCTCGGGCTCGACGGCCACGTCGACCCGCACCTGATGGAGGCGCTCTACTCGCACCTGCGGGACCCTCGCGACCCGCGCTCTCGCTCGCCGGAGACCTGGGACGAGGCCGACGCGCTCGCGCCGGGACACCGCAAGTACCGCAGCGCGGACGAGATCCACACCGGGCTGCTGGAGTCGCGCCCGGACGCCGGACCCGAGGAGCGGGCCGAGCTGCGCGCGCAGGCCGAGCGTTCCTCCCGTCAGGCCGTCGCGTTCCTCGACCTGACGTTCTCCGCGCCCAAGAGCGTCACCGTCCTCGCCGTCGCCTTCGAGCGGGCGGCCAACGATGCCCGCGCCGCGGGCGACGAGGAAGCCGCGCAGGCGTGGGAGGCACACGCGCAGGCCGTCGAGGAGGCCGTGATGGCCGGCGCCCGCGCCGTGATCGACTACCTGCAGGACGAGGCCGGCTACTCCCGCGTCGGCCACCACGGCGGAGGGGCAGGCCGCTGGGTGGACGCTCACGAGTGGGTCGTCGCGCAATTCCTGCAGCACGACTCCCGCGACAAGGACCCGCAGCTGCACGTCCACCAGGCCGTGCTCAACCGAGTCCCGTGCGCGGACGGCACGTGGCGCACGCTCGACTCCCGCGCCATCCACGCCCTGCGCGGCGCGGCCGGCGCGATCGGCGAGCGGGTCATGGAGGCCCACATGACGCGCTCGCTCGGCGTCGAGTTCGCCACCCGTCCCGACGGGCGGGCGCGCGAGGTGGTCGGCGTGTCGGCCGAGGTGATGGACCTGTTCTCCTCGCGCCGGCGCGCGGTCACCGGCCGGACGGCGGAGATGCTCGGCGAGTTCCGCCGGACCTATGGGCGCGAGCCGTCGTCTGCGGAGCGGTTCTACATCGCCCGGCAGGCCACGCTCGCCACCCGCGCGGCGAAGTCGCACGTGGGGGAGACCCGCGGCGAGCAGCTCGCCCGGTGGACCGAGCAGTGCGCGAGCACGATCGGGACCGGACTCGGGCAGATCGCCCACGACGTGCGGGCCCGCGCCCAGCAGGCAAGCGAGGCGGCCGCGTGGTCGGTGCGCGACGTCGTCGACCGCGCGCTCGCCGGGGTGTCGGAGACGAAGCAGGCGTGGACCCGCTCGGGGCTCCTGCGAGCCGTCTCCGACGCACTGCCGGGCAACCTCCGCATACGGCCCGAGGACGTCCGGCCGCTCCTCGACGGGCTCACCGACGCCGCGCTCGACGGTGCGGTTCCGGTGACCCGCCCCGGCGATACGACCAACCTGCCGGCGTCGGAGCTGCTCGCCAACGGCCAGTCGCCCTACACCGCGCCCGCCGTCGCCCTGTTCACCACCGAGGGCCAGGTCTCGGCGGAGCACGCGCTGCGCGCCGCGATGGTCCGCCGCGGCACGGCCCGGTTCACCACGGACGCCGCAGACTCCATGGTCGCCCGGTTCGCCACGTCCGGGCGCCCGCTGGGCGTCGACCAGGCGGCCGCGCTGCGCGGCGTGCTGACCTCTGGTGCGCAGGTCGAGGTCCTGTCGGCCGCGCCCGGCACCGGCAAGTCGTTCGTCGTCGGCGCGCTGTCCGAGGCGTGGGCCGGCCTCGACGACCGGCGCGTCTTCGGGCTGACCCCGTCGCAGGTGGCGGCCGGGGTGCTCGCCGAGGAGGGCGTCACCGCCGCGACGAACACCGCCGCGTGGCTCGGTGCGCAGAACCGGCTCCGCGCCGGCTCCGCGGCCGACGAGCGGTGGCGGCTGCGGCCCGACGATCTCGTGGTCGTCGACGAGGCGAACATGGCCGGGACCGACCAGCTCGCCGAGATCCAGGCCCGGTGTGCCGAGTCCGGTGCGAAGCTGCTTCTCGTCGGCGACCCGCGCCAGCTCGGCGCCGTCGGGCCGGGCGGGGCGCTGGCCGACGTCGCCGAGCACGGTATCCGCTACGAGCTCACCGACGTCCGCCGCTTCCATTCGCAGTGGGAGCGCGCCGCGTCGCTGCGACTGCGTGACGGGGACACGGGTGTGCTCGCCGAGTACGCCAAGCACGGCCGGCTCCGCGAGGGCGGCACGCCCGAGCAGGCCGAGACCGCCGCGTCCCGGGCGTGGCTCGCCGACACCCTCGCCGGCCGCGAGTCGCTGCTGATGGTCCGCGACAACGCCGCCGCCGCGCGGGTGTCGGCCGCGCTGCGCGCCGAGCTGGTCGCGCTCGGCCGGGTTGACGAGCAGGGTGTGCCGCTCGCCCGCGAAGGCTGGGAGGGCGTCGTGGCCGGCGTCGGCGATCTCGTGCAGGCCCGTCGCAACGGGTGGGAGCTGATCGGCGTCGACGGCAACACCCGCGCCCCGATCAACCGCGACACCTACCGCGTCACCGCGTTGCGCCCGGACGGCGGGCTCACCGTGGCGCCGGTGGTCGAGCGGCGCCCGGACGGGGAGGTGCTCGGCGACCCGCTCGCCCTGCCGCCCGCCTACGTGACCGCCGACCTGACGCTCGGCTATGCCTCCACCGTGCACGCCGCCGAGGGCCGCACGGTCGACACCGCCCATTGCGTGCCCGGGTCCGGGACGGACCTTCCCGGACTGCTGGTGCCGATGACCCGCGGGCGGGAGAGCAACGCCGCGTGGGTGGTCACCACCGCTACCGCAGCGGACACCGACACCGGGCAGACGTTCGAGATTGAGCCGCGCAGTGCCGCCGCGGTGCTGGCCGACGTGCTCGACGGGTACGAGCGCGAGCGCTCCGCGCTGGCCGAGCGCGAGCAGGACGAGATGGCCGCGCGCTCGACGATGACCCACGTCGACCAGCTCGCCGACGTCATCGGCCGCACCGTCACCGTCGGCCGGACCGCGGCCACGCTCGACCGGCTCACCGCCGAGGGCGCGATCACGCCCGACCAGCGCACCGCGCTCGCCGCGGACGAGGCGTTCGGCTCGTTGGAGCGGCTGCTGCGCACCGCGGAACTCGCCGGCCACGACCCCGATGCCGTGCTGTCCGGCGTGCTCGCCGACCGGGACCTGACCGGCGCCCGCTCACCCGCCCAGGTGCTCCACAGCCGCATTACCACTGCCTACGCCGGCCGGCTCACCCCGCACCTGACGACGATGAGCGACCTCATCCCGTCCCGGGTGCCGGAGGAGTGGGCCGCATGGATGCGCGACCGCGCCGAGGCCGCCGACACCCGCCGCCACGAACTCGGCGCCGAAGTCGCCGAGCAGCCGCCGCGATGGGCCCTCGATGCGCTCGGCCCGGTCCCGGCCGACGACGACGTGCTCGCCCGCCAGGAGTGGGAGCACCGCGCCGGCTGGGCCGCGGCCTACCGCGAACTCGCCGGATACACCGACGACCGCGACCCGCTCGGCTTCGCGCCAGCCCCCGGACTCGCGGAGAAGGCGGCGGTCTACCGGGCCGCGCACGAGGCGCTCGGGCTGCTCGACGCCGGCGCCGAGGAGGCCGACCTGACCGACGGCCAGCTCCGCGCCCGGTACGTCGCGTACCAGCGGGAGGAGCAATGGGCGCCGCGCGACGTCGCCGACGAACTCGACGCCGTCCACCAGGCCCTCGCCCAGGCCTGCACCGACGCCGAGGTGTGGGCCGCGCACGCCGACGCCTCGGGCGTCGACGAGGCCGACGCCGCGCGGCTCCGTGCCGACGCCGCCGCGGCCGCGCAGGAGGCGGAGCAGCTCGCCGCACGCGCCGCTGTGCTCGAGGACGCCGACGAGGCCCGCGGCCGGTGGTACGTCCACACCGCCGTCACGCGGGACGAGGCCCACCGCTCCGGCGCCGAACTCCGCGCCCGCGGCATCGACCCCGACGAGCAGGACGACCGTGTGACGGCGGACGAGTGGCTCGCCGCGCACCTCGCCGAGCAGGCCGACGCCGAGCGTGACCGCGCGATCCACGACGAGCACGAACTGCACGACCCGGCGGCCGAGCTACTCGACGAGCCGGTCGACGCGGTCGAGACCGCCGTGCCCGACGTCCGTGAGGTCAGTACCGCGCACGTCAGCGAGCGGACCGACGCGGCTGAGCGTCGGCGCATCCCGACGGTCGACGAGACCGCTGAGACCGTCGAGCGCGCGCAGGCCGCCCTCGCCGAGATCGCAGCCCGGCAGCAGGTCGAGGCTGCCCGCGCTGCGCGGGCCGCCGAGGACGAGCAGCTGATCGAGCTGGGCCGGCAGGCCGAGCCGGTCGTCGAGATGGACGACGGCGCGGAGCTGGTCCGCGATCGCTGA
- a CDS encoding type IV secretory system conjugative DNA transfer family protein has translation MNGSALLVLAVSAGVAWAAWSRGARLVAVAFGAFALLPAMTLYRQTPGWVLALLLAPAALLLWHRYARTSAVVVRWGARTRRKVGVASTADIVRVAGSLAMRRRAGTVRPSFAAVTRWQRVARYWTVRTADVAVLLCRAGLMRVWASSEDVVCIFGGPRTGKSQYLAGRILDAPGAVLVTSTRTDLYDLTAPLRRARGPVYVFNPVGLASLGSTITFDPLTGCTNPVTAAERAADLLSAGMWGGGSGDREFWESQARRVLAALLHAAALDSDLTMHDVQRWVTDPDDAKAEVASLLRRSPQPALQQDAAQFLATNEKTRSSITSTIMPALGWLTHEAATAAATGPRTGGAGFDVAELLDARATVYLLGAEETQTAPLVSALTGHIAREARRIAALRKGGRLDPPLTLALDEAALICPVPLHQWTADMGGRGVTIIGAFQSRAQLLDRWGDAKAEVILNNTAAVMVFGGTRSRDDLNYWSTLGGDRDEPITTTDLHGRVASRTVRRVPVLAPAQIANLPAETVVAFRRGMPPVIGRVEMAYRRPDVRAWQHPDAPDVRLRATARTARRWLAVRVARPVAWAASVLRRAADPWRAVEVVPIEERPLLRVVRGEGDRWPR, from the coding sequence GTGAACGGCTCCGCCCTGCTCGTACTCGCCGTGTCCGCCGGGGTGGCCTGGGCCGCCTGGAGTCGCGGTGCCCGTCTGGTCGCCGTCGCCTTCGGGGCGTTCGCCCTGCTGCCGGCGATGACGCTATACCGGCAGACCCCCGGGTGGGTCCTCGCCCTGCTGCTCGCGCCAGCGGCCCTGCTGCTCTGGCACCGCTACGCCCGCACGTCCGCGGTCGTCGTCCGCTGGGGTGCCCGCACTCGGCGCAAGGTGGGCGTCGCCTCCACAGCCGACATCGTGAGGGTGGCCGGTTCCCTGGCGATGCGCCGCCGGGCCGGGACCGTCCGGCCGTCCTTCGCTGCTGTCACGCGCTGGCAGCGGGTCGCCCGCTACTGGACTGTCCGCACCGCCGACGTCGCCGTGCTGCTCTGCCGCGCCGGGCTGATGCGCGTCTGGGCGTCCAGCGAGGACGTCGTGTGCATCTTCGGCGGCCCGAGGACCGGCAAGTCGCAGTATCTCGCCGGCCGCATCCTGGACGCGCCCGGCGCCGTCCTGGTGACGTCGACCCGCACCGACCTCTACGACCTGACCGCGCCCCTGCGCCGCGCCCGCGGCCCGGTCTACGTGTTCAACCCGGTGGGGCTCGCGTCGCTCGGCTCGACGATCACCTTCGACCCGCTCACCGGCTGCACCAACCCCGTAACGGCCGCCGAGCGCGCCGCCGACCTGCTCTCGGCCGGCATGTGGGGCGGCGGGTCGGGCGACCGGGAGTTCTGGGAGTCGCAGGCCCGGCGCGTCCTGGCCGCGCTGTTGCACGCCGCCGCCCTCGACAGCGACCTAACGATGCACGACGTGCAGCGGTGGGTCACCGACCCGGACGACGCCAAGGCCGAGGTGGCGTCGCTGCTGCGTCGCTCGCCGCAGCCGGCCCTGCAGCAGGACGCCGCGCAGTTCCTCGCGACGAACGAGAAGACCCGCTCCTCGATCACGTCGACGATCATGCCCGCGCTCGGCTGGCTCACCCACGAGGCGGCGACCGCCGCGGCGACGGGCCCGCGGACCGGGGGAGCCGGGTTCGACGTCGCCGAGCTGCTCGACGCCCGCGCGACGGTCTACCTGCTCGGCGCCGAGGAGACGCAGACCGCGCCGCTCGTCTCCGCCCTCACCGGGCACATCGCCCGCGAGGCCCGGCGGATCGCCGCGCTGCGCAAGGGCGGTCGGCTCGACCCGCCGCTCACCCTCGCCCTCGACGAGGCCGCGCTGATCTGCCCGGTGCCGCTGCACCAGTGGACGGCCGACATGGGTGGGCGCGGCGTGACCATCATCGGCGCGTTCCAGTCCCGCGCGCAGTTGCTCGACCGCTGGGGCGACGCCAAGGCCGAGGTCATCCTCAACAACACCGCCGCCGTCATGGTGTTCGGCGGCACCCGGTCCCGCGACGACCTCAACTACTGGTCGACGCTGGGTGGCGACCGAGACGAGCCGATCACCACGACCGATCTGCACGGGCGCGTCGCGTCCCGGACGGTCCGTCGGGTCCCGGTGCTCGCACCGGCGCAGATCGCGAACCTGCCCGCCGAGACCGTCGTCGCCTTCCGCCGCGGGATGCCGCCAGTCATCGGACGCGTCGAGATGGCGTACCGGCGCCCCGACGTCCGGGCGTGGCAGCACCCGGACGCGCCCGACGTCCGACTGCGCGCCACCGCCCGCACGGCCCGCCGGTGGCTGGCGGTCCGCGTCGCCCGGCCGGTCGCGTGGGCGGCGAGCGTCCTCCGTCGGGCCGCCGACCCGTGGCGCGCCGTCGAGGTTGTGCCCATCGAGGAGCGTCCGCTGCTCCGCGTGGTGCGCGGTGAGGGCGACCGGTGGCCGCGATGA
- a CDS encoding DUF2637 domain-containing protein, producing MRARAVLYGLLLVVATAAAVLSFAALRDLALLCGFSPELAWLLPVVVDAGAAAGSLVWLGGAVPMGARRFARSLALALLGLSVAANALGHGLAAFGQGPAWWVVVIVSAVAPAVLGAVVHLAVHVGRPVPDAAPAEPDVDDDRAPPT from the coding sequence GTGAGGGCCCGCGCCGTGCTCTACGGGCTACTGCTGGTCGTCGCGACGGCCGCCGCCGTCCTGTCCTTCGCCGCCCTGCGCGATCTCGCCCTGCTGTGCGGGTTCTCGCCGGAGCTGGCGTGGCTGCTGCCGGTCGTCGTCGACGCCGGCGCCGCGGCCGGGTCGCTCGTCTGGCTCGGCGGTGCCGTGCCGATGGGCGCCCGCAGGTTCGCCCGCTCGCTCGCGCTGGCCCTGCTCGGGCTGTCGGTCGCGGCCAACGCGCTCGGCCACGGGCTCGCCGCCTTCGGCCAGGGACCGGCCTGGTGGGTCGTCGTCATCGTCTCCGCCGTCGCACCGGCCGTGCTCGGTGCGGTCGTCCACCTGGCGGTGCACGTGGGCCGTCCCGTGCCGGACGCGGCGCCGGCCGAACCGGACGTCGACGACGACCGCGCGCCGCCGACCTGA
- a CDS encoding WhiB family transcriptional regulator, translating to MNGEWRAWAECRSVEPETFFPTAEDGPVYEAQVAVAKAVCARCPVRAECLAEALVRIPFGIAGGLTPEERRGRGSAEAGRATAVLDAGLRPGATRVEVEAAGRVLLTAGRPVVEVAHRCGVTARTVTRWISKAEGSRGCNRAPLLISHTHSTQAGTQTQEGPDPR from the coding sequence GTGAACGGCGAGTGGCGGGCCTGGGCGGAGTGCCGCTCGGTCGAGCCCGAGACGTTCTTCCCCACCGCCGAGGACGGTCCGGTCTACGAGGCGCAGGTCGCCGTCGCCAAGGCCGTGTGCGCGCGGTGCCCGGTCCGGGCCGAGTGCCTGGCCGAGGCGCTGGTGCGCATCCCGTTCGGGATCGCCGGCGGGCTCACGCCCGAGGAGCGGCGGGGGCGCGGGTCGGCGGAGGCGGGGCGGGCGACCGCCGTGCTCGACGCCGGGCTGCGGCCGGGCGCGACGCGGGTGGAGGTCGAGGCTGCCGGGCGGGTCCTGCTGACGGCGGGACGACCGGTCGTCGAGGTCGCCCACCGGTGCGGCGTCACCGCCCGCACCGTCACCCGCTGGATCAGCAAGGCGGAGGGGAGCCGCGGCTGCAACCGGGCCCCCCTCCTGATCTCCCACACGCACAGCACCCAGGCAGGGACACAGACGCAGGAAGGGCCCGATCCTAGATGA
- a CDS encoding helix-turn-helix domain-containing protein, translating to MRGLQLRTEPPAGAPQFYSVAEVARLLGMSAMTVYRAIAAGEFPAVKIRGRLIVPARALEEMVDAAVADRSVVDAAEWVPFQPGRGV from the coding sequence ATGCGAGGTTTGCAGTTGCGAACGGAACCGCCCGCCGGAGCGCCGCAGTTCTACAGCGTCGCCGAGGTGGCGCGGCTGCTCGGGATGTCGGCGATGACGGTCTACCGGGCCATCGCGGCGGGGGAGTTCCCGGCCGTGAAGATCCGTGGCCGGCTCATCGTCCCGGCCCGCGCGCTCGAGGAGATGGTCGACGCCGCCGTGGCGGACCGCAGCGTCGTCGACGCCGCGGAGTGGGTCCCCTTCCAGCCCGGCCGGGGGGTGTGA
- a CDS encoding NUDIX hydrolase, translating into MTDSAAAGHRWVVAGERQVYANEWVTVDLAEVGLPSGERFEHHVVTMKPAAMTVVLDDVGERVLMAWRHRFAPDVWNWELPGGLLDPGETPAETAAREVEEETGYRPRSVEHLVTFEPNVGMVRNAHHVFLARGAEKVAEATELNEGTFEWVPLADVPELIRTQKIVNSGSLVGLLHVLALSGPGAPTSRGE; encoded by the coding sequence ATGACCGACAGTGCGGCAGCCGGGCATCGCTGGGTTGTGGCTGGCGAGCGACAGGTCTACGCCAATGAGTGGGTCACTGTGGACCTTGCCGAAGTCGGCTTGCCGTCGGGGGAGCGGTTCGAGCACCACGTCGTCACCATGAAGCCGGCCGCGATGACCGTTGTTCTCGACGACGTCGGCGAGCGAGTGCTGATGGCGTGGCGGCACCGCTTCGCGCCGGACGTGTGGAACTGGGAGCTGCCGGGCGGCCTGCTCGACCCAGGGGAGACGCCGGCCGAGACCGCGGCGCGAGAAGTCGAGGAAGAGACGGGCTACCGCCCGCGGTCCGTCGAGCACCTCGTGACCTTCGAGCCGAACGTCGGCATGGTCCGCAACGCGCACCACGTGTTCCTCGCGCGCGGCGCCGAGAAGGTGGCCGAGGCGACTGAGCTGAACGAGGGCACCTTCGAGTGGGTGCCTCTCGCCGACGTCCCCGAGCTGATCCGCACGCAGAAGATCGTCAACTCGGGGTCGCTCGTCGGGCTGCTGCACGTCCTCGCGCTCAGTGGGCCGGGCGCACCGACGTCACGCGGCGAGTAG
- a CDS encoding GntR family transcriptional regulator, with product MSARCLLDASTRSGRSRSYASPPSRLTEECGEVAPRGSYRHIAADLRRRMEAGELPAGSMLPGELNLAREYSVSRGTARTALAVLVDAGLLEVMPGQGRRIVGNSARWSAATAWERVAADLRERLRSGWSPTTPLPSEAELMAAHSVSRNTVRRAYRQLVEEGLVIVRHGSGAFPAPGLGSERA from the coding sequence GCGTCGACTCGATCAGGAAGATCCAGGTCGTACGCTAGCCCTCCGAGCCGACTGACCGAGGAGTGTGGGGAAGTGGCGCCGCGTGGGAGCTACCGCCATATTGCCGCCGATCTGCGTCGTCGGATGGAGGCTGGCGAGCTACCGGCGGGATCGATGTTGCCAGGCGAGCTGAATCTCGCCCGCGAGTACTCAGTGTCGCGCGGGACGGCTCGGACAGCTCTTGCCGTCCTTGTAGACGCGGGACTTCTCGAGGTGATGCCCGGTCAGGGCCGCCGGATCGTCGGCAACTCCGCTAGGTGGTCGGCGGCGACGGCGTGGGAGAGGGTGGCCGCGGACCTTCGCGAGCGCTTGAGATCTGGATGGTCACCCACGACGCCGCTGCCGAGTGAGGCTGAGCTGATGGCGGCACACAGCGTCTCCCGCAACACGGTGAGACGGGCGTACCGGCAGCTCGTCGAGGAGGGTTTGGTGATCGTGCGTCACGGTTCTGGCGCGTTTCCTGCGCCGGGTCTCGGCTCGGAGCGTGCATGA